The region AGATCTGCCGTATCTGACGGGCACCCTCTACTAGGCTGGGACCTACCTGCAGGATGACGTCGGAGTGAATCTCATAAATGTGTCCGTGGCGCACGGCCGGGATGTCTCGCCAGGCCGGCCTCTGCCGAATGGCTGCTAAATCTGCCTTTTTGCCGCACCACGAGGCGATGATTACATCGGGACGGCGCGCCGCTACCTCTTCCATTGTCACGATCCGTCCTGAGGCCTGTATCTGTTCGCGTAGCTCCGGGAAAGCGTCTTCCCCACCCAGAAGCTCAATCAGCTCTCCTACCCAGCCGATGCCGCTAATCAGCGGATCAGGCCATTCCTCGAAGAAGACCCGAGGCTTCCTTGGAAGGCATAGTCCATCTCGTAGGGAGCGTAATGTCTCTTGCAGGCTTGCCGCCAACCTCTCCGCCTCGGATTGCAGGCCTACCGCGCCACCCACCAACAGGATGTTTCGCCAAACGTCTTCCAATCGGTGAGGGTTTAGAGCCAGAACGGGGAACCCTTGTCGGACCAGCCTGGCCAACGCATCTGCCTGCAAGTCGCTGATGCCGATGACCAGATCCGGGCGCAAAGCCCTGATCTTTTCCAGGTCTGGGTCAGCAAAGCCACCTACTTTGGGCTTTGTCCGCACCTGTGGTGGACGACGGGCGAACCCGCTTACGCCAACCACCCGATCGAAGGCCCCTAGGCGATCCAAGATCTCCGGCGCTTCGGCTGCCAAGCAGACGATCCGCTGCGGGTACCATCGCCCAACGGATGAGAGGTCTTGCATCATGGCTTCCGTCCTTGCTTCAAGTTGGTTCCATGCTTGCAGCCACATCTACCATAGGCGTAACCATAGGCGTGCCGTGCAACGGATGTGCGGTCACAGAGACAGGCACGCCGTAGGCTCGCTCCAGCAGCTCCGCAGTGAATACCTCCCAGGGCGTTCCCTCGGCCAATAGCTCTCCATCGGCGATCAGAGCCACTCGATCCGCATAGAGTGCTATTAGGTTCAGGTCGTGCAGGCTGATTACCACGGTTAGCCCACATTTATGGGTTAATCGTCGCACTAATCCTAGCACTGCGCCCTGAAAGCGCAGGTCTAGGTGCGCCGTGGGTTCATCCAGCAGGAGCACTTCTGGCTCTTGGGCTAGCGCTCGAGCGATGAGCACCCGCTGTTGTTCTCCGCCAGACAGAGTAGTGACCAGGCGATCCCGTAAGGGAAGCAACCCCGTCTGCGCCAAGGCCCAATCCAGGGCGGCCTGATCGGAACGGGACAGGGGCAGGAACCAACCGCGATGGGCTGCCCGCCCTAGCGCCACCACCTGCTCCACCGTCATCGGCCAATCCAATAGCTCCCCCTGAGGCACCAGGCCCACTCGCCGCGCCATCTCCCGACTGG is a window of Anaerolineae bacterium DNA encoding:
- a CDS encoding ABC transporter ATP-binding protein — translated: MLEAKQLTLGYDGRHVVEGLHLLAHPGNVLALAGPNGAGKTTLLRALARLLSPRRGVVLLDGRDVRGLSSREMARRVGLVPQGELLDWPMTVEQVVALGRAAHRGWFLPLSRSDQAALDWALAQTGLLPLRDRLVTTLSGGEQQRVLIARALAQEPEVLLLDEPTAHLDLRFQGAVLGLVRRLTHKCGLTVVISLHDLNLIALYADRVALIADGELLAEGTPWEVFTAELLERAYGVPVSVTAHPLHGTPMVTPMVDVAASMEPT
- a CDS encoding cobalamin-binding protein; its protein translation is MMQDLSSVGRWYPQRIVCLAAEAPEILDRLGAFDRVVGVSGFARRPPQVRTKPKVGGFADPDLEKIRALRPDLVIGISDLQADALARLVRQGFPVLALNPHRLEDVWRNILLVGGAVGLQSEAERLAASLQETLRSLRDGLCLPRKPRVFFEEWPDPLISGIGWVGELIELLGGEDAFPELREQIQASGRIVTMEEVAARRPDVIIASWCGKKADLAAIRQRPAWRDIPAVRHGHIYEIHSDVILQVGPSLVEGARQIRQILERWARS